In Juglans regia cultivar Chandler chromosome 5, Walnut 2.0, whole genome shotgun sequence, the following are encoded in one genomic region:
- the LOC108988964 gene encoding uncharacterized protein LOC108988964 has translation MVEPKRRRTMRCTFLAALVLICAALLIIGSAFAVTEYKEVACPKRAIYKSEEIMRALLAQRFSPWGWVDAVQTVRIEVDAMQSTRSKMSETQCKHQGSEPLPKGIVSKTSDLEMRPLGGPLDKKSFTNLLAIAAGIKQKESVNKIVKKFLPNDFVVMLFHYDGNVDDWKDLDWSNHAIHVSAVNQTKWWFAKRFLHPDIVSNYAYIFLWDEDLGVDHFHVGRYLRIIKEEGLEISQPALDPSVSEVHHHLTARDRTSKVHRRIYKVIGRTQCNENSTDPPCTGWVEMMAPVFSKASWQCAWHMIQNDLVHAWGLDFQLGYCAQGDRSKNIGIVDSEYIVHYGLPTLGASESNKKIVGRPNRASQNMSAHGAGQLATSLLHQSGGRAAVRYRSYVELEIFKNRWKKAVKDDDCWSDPYKKPLRQSKV, from the exons ATGGTGGAGCCTAAGAGGCGGAGAACAATGAGATGCACATTCCTTGCTGCTCTAGTTTTGATTTGTGCAGCTTTATTGATCATAGGAAGTGCATTTGCAGTCACAGAATATAAAGAGGTAGCAT GCCCAAAAAGGGCAATTTACAAATCTGAAGAAATAATGAGAGCCTTGTTGGCACAGAGGTTTTCGCCTTGGGGATGGGTTGATGCTGTGCAGACTGTTAGAATCGAAGTGGATGCTATGCAGAGTACAAGATCTAAGATGTCTGAG ACTCAATGCAAGCACCAAGGAAGTGAACCACTACCTAAGGGAATCGTTTCCAAGACTTCTGACTTGGAAATGCGACCACTAGGGGGGCCCCTGGATAAAAAG TCCTTCACGAACTTGTTGGCCATTGCAGCTGGCATAAAGCAAAAGGAAAGTGTGAATAAAATTGTAAAGAAG TTTCTGCCAAATGATTTCGTCGTGATGCTTTTCCATTATGATGGCAATGTGGATGATTGGAAAGATTTAGACTGGAGCAATCATGCCATACATGTTTCTGCAGTTAATCAAACTAAGTg GTGGTTTGCCAAGCGTTTCTTACATCCTGATATAGTGTCTAACTATGCCTACATCTTCCTCTGGGATGAAGATCTTGGAGTTGACCATTTTCATGTTGGAAG GTATCTTAGAATTATTAAAGAAGAAGGGCTTGAGATATCACAGCCAGCTCTTGATCCTAGTGTATCAGAGGTTCATCATCATCTCACAGCAAGAGACAGAACATCAAAAGTACACAG GAGGATATACAAGGTGATTGGAAGAACACAGTGCAATGAAAACAGCACAGATCCACCATGCACAGG ATGGGTGGAAATGATGGCTCCTGTTTTCTCAAAAGCATCCTGGCAGTGTGCTTGGCATATGATTCAG AATGATTTAGTTCATGCATGGGGCTTGGATTTTCAGCTTGGTTACTGTGCACAG GGTGATCGGTCTAAGAATATTGGAATAGTTGATTCCGAGTACATTGTACATTATGGTCTTCCTACATTGGGGGCTTCAGAGTCAAACAAG AAAATTGTTGGGAGACCTAACCGAGCTTCCCAAAATATGAGCGCGCATGGTGCAGGACAATTG GCCACATCATTGTTGCATCAATCTGGTGGTAGAGCTGCG GTGAGGTACAGGTCCTATGTTGAATTGGAGATCTTCAAGAACAGATGGAAAAAAGCAGTGAAGGATGATGATTGCTGGAGTGATCCGTATAAAAAGCCACTGCGGCAAAGCAAAGTCTAA